GCGCCGAGATGACGGCCGCCCGCAGCAGGTGCCGCTTGAGGTCGAACCGGTGCGGCGCGCTGTCGGCCTGGCCGGGAACCCGGGGCGCGCCCGCCTCCTCATCCGTCCGCATGCCGAACGGCAGCATCAGGAATGCCGTGAAGACGAAGATCAGGAAGTAGACGGCAAGGGCGCTCCCGGGGTTCACAGGCGGGTCACCAGCACTTCCACGTTGGGCTTCTTGCCCGTCCACAGCGTCGCGCAGCGGCGGACCGCGAGCCGGATGTTCTCGCGCAATCTGTCCTCGTCGCGGATCGGCTCGACAGCCTTCGCCGCGGTGGCCTGCGCATCGCGGATGAAGTCTTCGCGATCCTCCTCGACCGGCACGCCGACTGCCCGCACTACCGGGTCGGCGGCGAGCGAGCCGTTGCTGCGCAGCACCACGCTGACCGCGATCACGCCCTGCTGGGAGATGCGGCGGCGCTCGTTGATTGTCGTGCCGTCGGCCGGAAGGATGACGTCG
Above is a window of Sphingomonas glaciei DNA encoding:
- a CDS encoding DUF1467 family protein; this translates as MNPGSALAVYFLIFVFTAFLMLPFGMRTDEEAGAPRVPGQADSAPHRFDLKRHLLRAAVISALLFALFYANWTQGWITAETLDFYN